In one window of Hymenobacter nivis DNA:
- a CDS encoding BT4734/BF3469 family protein, with product MMVSLFPKITATTGGAQVELAEVLAAIQGGRWAREVNAVRAATSAPDRRHLKAALPYFTASGTFAERKDAGLVVHSGIVALDLDAKQNPDWQLAHAKARLLADPYTFAVFVSAGGEGLCALVRITTDDHAGSFRSLAVYYAAHHQLVVDSLGDVSRARYVSFDPELYHNPNAERWEDVEAPAISKPAPGPVVRSLPGFIELLTAYLA from the coding sequence ATGATGGTTAGCTTATTTCCGAAAATTACGGCCACCACCGGCGGGGCTCAGGTGGAGCTTGCCGAGGTGCTGGCCGCCATCCAGGGCGGCCGCTGGGCCCGCGAAGTCAACGCCGTGCGCGCCGCCACCAGCGCCCCCGACCGCCGCCATCTCAAAGCCGCCTTGCCTTACTTCACGGCCAGCGGCACCTTCGCCGAGCGCAAGGACGCGGGCCTGGTGGTGCACAGCGGCATCGTGGCCCTCGACCTCGACGCCAAGCAAAACCCCGACTGGCAACTGGCCCACGCCAAAGCGCGGCTACTAGCCGACCCCTATACGTTCGCCGTGTTCGTCAGCGCCGGGGGCGAAGGCCTGTGCGCGCTGGTGCGCATCACCACCGACGACCACGCCGGCAGCTTTCGCAGCCTGGCGGTCTATTACGCGGCGCACCACCAGCTGGTGGTCGACAGCCTGGGCGACGTGAGCCGCGCCCGCTACGTGAGCTTCGACCCCGAACTCTACCACAACCCCAACGCGGAGCGTTGGGAAGACGTGGAAGCCCCCGCCATCTCGAAGCCCGCTCCGGGGCCCGTGGTGCGCAGCCTACCCGGCTTCATCGAGCTGCTCACGGCGTACCTGGCCTAA